In one window of Denticeps clupeoides chromosome 2, fDenClu1.1, whole genome shotgun sequence DNA:
- the sh2b2 gene encoding SH2B adapter protein 2 isoform X1 has translation MNGDGGPGSPDLSSCPLPDWKEFCELHARASATDFANKFRRFVSENPCYDSPGADVSFSQHFAQHFLDCFSAALDQARNPGSPSAASVSKYSIAPFLGIQGCLLPYSHSLYQRRKDAGASSESLDSMDSGGAVGGATATSSWAQQNSGHKMSALGQSRSSEDVSVGRPKARFKKGFSLRNMSLCVVDGMREILHRRSSPEPDARRAPGGEAGAERWSQKLRLPRPSQGHRAELLEIQREGALRYMVADDTDCMGAAQWQKCRLLLRKTGARSEGGDGFILEFYVPPKSSKPRVSIPLSSIMEVRTTMPLEMPDKDNTFVLKVENGAEYILETIDSLQKNSWVADIQDCIEPGDSGDDIELASCPHGQPSKEFSITSSCSCELLSEGFHRAPERSCGTAADPYSTPSVRCRELPFTQHPSHILLECFLQSAEPQGHCYPTGPSEGSAEQEGPGSLAGYPWFHGTLSRVRAAQLVLLGGAHSHGLFVIRQSETRPGEYVLTFNFQGKAKHLRLSVNDNGQCHVHHLWFQSVSDMLRHFHAHPIPLESGGSADITLRSYVQAQRTSAADLSQLPSPPREPACQTEPSPPSYHLPGTLQSAPTSADGPLSSNSSSSPTAQLLTRGDLGAVGVGLHSRSNSAEHLLELPGISTEDYHDSDGGARRTRAVENQYSFY, from the exons ATGAATGGGGACGGGGGGCCTGGCAGCCCGGATCTTTCCTCATGCCCGCTGCCCGACTGGAAGGAGTTCTGTGAGCTTCATGCTCGAGCCTCCGCCACCGACTTTGCAAACAAATTCCGCCGCTTTGTTAGCGAGAACCCCTGCTACGACTCGCCGGGTGCTGACGTCAGCTTCTCGCAGCACTTCGCCCAGCATTTCCTGGACTGCTTTTCGGCAGCGCTGGATCAGGCCCGCAACCCTGGCTCACCCAGCGCTGCCTCTGTTTCCAAGTACAGCATCGCGCCCTTCCTCGGCATCCAGGGCTGTCTGCTGCCCTACAGCCACAGTCTGTACCAGCGGCGGAAGGACGCCGGGGCGTCCAGTGAATCCCTGGACAGCATGGACAGCGGAGGGGCAGTAGGCGGGGCCACTGCCACTTCGAGCTGGGCTCAGCAGAACTCTGGCCACAAAATGTCAGCACTGGGCCAGTCTCGGAGCTCCGAGGATGTGTCGGTGGGACGTCCCAAGGCCCGCTTCAAGAAGGGCTTCAGTCTGCGGAACATGAGCCTATGCGTAGTGGACGGCATGCGGGAAATCCTGCACCGCCGCTCCTCTCCCGAGCCTGACGCTCGCCGCGCTCCCGGCGGGGAGGCGGGGGCTGAGCGGTGGAGCCAGAAGCTCAGGCTGCCCAGGCCGTCACAGGGCCACCGCGCAGAGCTCCTGGAGATTCAGAGGGAGGGGGCGCTGCGCTACATGGTGGCCGACGACACCGACTGCATGGGAGCGGCACAATGGCAGAAGTGCCGTCTGCTGCTGAGGAAGACGGGCGCACGTTCCGAAGGAGGCGATGGATTCATCCTGGAATTCTATGTTCCACCAAAG TCCTCTAAACCCAGGGTGAGCATCCCCTTGTCCAGCATCATGGAGGTCAGGACCACTATGCCCCTGGAAATGCCGGACAAGGACAACACCTTTGTGCTCAAG GTGGAAAATGGTGCAGAGTACATCTTGGAGACCATTGATTCCCTTCAGAAGAACTCCTGGGTTGCTGACATTCAGGACTGCATAGAGCCAGG GGACAGTGGAGATGACATTGAACTGGCATCCTGTCCACATGGTCAGCCCTCCAAAGAGTTCTCCATTACATCATCCTGCAGCTGTGAGCTTCTGTCTGAAG GTTTTCACCGTGCCCCAGAGAGGTCCTGTGGAACTGCAGCAGATCCCTACAGCACCCCGTCTGTCCGCTGTAGGGAACTGCCGTTTACTCAGCACCCCTCACACATTCTGCTGGAGTGCTTCCTCCAGTCTGCTGAGCCTCAGGGTCACTGCTACcccacag GTCCATCAGAGGGATCTGCAGAGCAGGAGGGGCCGGGCAGCCTTGCTGGTTACCCATGGTTTCATGGCACACTATCACGGGTCCGTGCAGCACAGCTGGTGCTACTGGGCGGGGCTCATAGCCATGGCCTGTTTGTGATCCGCCAAAGTGAGACGCGACCTGGAGAATACGTTCTTACCTTCAACTTCCAGGGGAAGGCCAAG CATCTGAGGCTGTCGGTTAATGATAACGGTCAGTGCCATGTACACCACCTCTGGTTCCAGTCAGTGTCAGATATGCTACGTCACTTCCACGCCCACCCCATCCCACTGGAGTCTGGAGGATCTGCTGACATCACTCTGCGCTCCTATGTTCAGGCCCAACGCACATCAGCAG CAGACCTGTCACAGCTGCCCAGCCCACCACGAGAGCCTGCCTGTCAGACAGAGCCCTCCCCACCTTCCTACCATTTGCCTGGGACCCTGCAGTCGGCCCCCACCAGTGCTGACGGGCCCCTCTCCTCcaactcctcttcctcccccacAGCACAGCTCCTTACCAGGGGAGATCTTGGGGCAGTAGGAGTCGGACTCCACAGCCGAAGCAACAGTGCTGAACATCTGCTGGAACTGCCAGGCATCTCCACAGAAGACTACCatgacagtgatggaggagcgAGGAGGACCAGAGCTGTGGAGAACCAGTACTCCTTCTACTGA
- the sh2b2 gene encoding SH2B adapter protein 2 isoform X2, whose protein sequence is MNGDGGPGSPDLSSCPLPDWKEFCELHARASATDFANKFRRFVSENPCYDSPGADVSFSQHFAQHFLDCFSAALDQARNPGSPSAASVSKYSIAPFLGIQGCLLPYSHSLYQRRKDAGASSESLDSMDSGGAVGGATATSSWAQQNSGHKMSALGQSRSSEDVSVGRPKARFKKGFSLRNMSLCVVDGMREILHRRSSPEPDARRAPGGEAGAERWSQKLRLPRPSQGHRAELLEIQREGALRYMVADDTDCMGAAQWQKCRLLLRKTGARSEGGDGFILEFYVPPKSSKPRVSIPLSSIMEVRTTMPLEMPDKDNTFVLKVENGAEYILETIDSLQKNSWVADIQDCIEPGDSGDDIELASCPHGQPSKEFSITSSCSCELLSEGFHRAPERSCGTAADPYSTPSVRCRELPFTQHPSHILLECFLQSAEPQGHCYPTGPSEGSAEQEGPGSLAGYPWFHGTLSRVRAAQLVLLGGAHSHGLFVIRQSETRPGEYVLTFNFQGKAKHLRLSVNDNGQCHVHHLWFQSVSDMLRHFHAHPIPLESGGSADITLRSYVQAQRTSADLSQLPSPPREPACQTEPSPPSYHLPGTLQSAPTSADGPLSSNSSSSPTAQLLTRGDLGAVGVGLHSRSNSAEHLLELPGISTEDYHDSDGGARRTRAVENQYSFY, encoded by the exons ATGAATGGGGACGGGGGGCCTGGCAGCCCGGATCTTTCCTCATGCCCGCTGCCCGACTGGAAGGAGTTCTGTGAGCTTCATGCTCGAGCCTCCGCCACCGACTTTGCAAACAAATTCCGCCGCTTTGTTAGCGAGAACCCCTGCTACGACTCGCCGGGTGCTGACGTCAGCTTCTCGCAGCACTTCGCCCAGCATTTCCTGGACTGCTTTTCGGCAGCGCTGGATCAGGCCCGCAACCCTGGCTCACCCAGCGCTGCCTCTGTTTCCAAGTACAGCATCGCGCCCTTCCTCGGCATCCAGGGCTGTCTGCTGCCCTACAGCCACAGTCTGTACCAGCGGCGGAAGGACGCCGGGGCGTCCAGTGAATCCCTGGACAGCATGGACAGCGGAGGGGCAGTAGGCGGGGCCACTGCCACTTCGAGCTGGGCTCAGCAGAACTCTGGCCACAAAATGTCAGCACTGGGCCAGTCTCGGAGCTCCGAGGATGTGTCGGTGGGACGTCCCAAGGCCCGCTTCAAGAAGGGCTTCAGTCTGCGGAACATGAGCCTATGCGTAGTGGACGGCATGCGGGAAATCCTGCACCGCCGCTCCTCTCCCGAGCCTGACGCTCGCCGCGCTCCCGGCGGGGAGGCGGGGGCTGAGCGGTGGAGCCAGAAGCTCAGGCTGCCCAGGCCGTCACAGGGCCACCGCGCAGAGCTCCTGGAGATTCAGAGGGAGGGGGCGCTGCGCTACATGGTGGCCGACGACACCGACTGCATGGGAGCGGCACAATGGCAGAAGTGCCGTCTGCTGCTGAGGAAGACGGGCGCACGTTCCGAAGGAGGCGATGGATTCATCCTGGAATTCTATGTTCCACCAAAG TCCTCTAAACCCAGGGTGAGCATCCCCTTGTCCAGCATCATGGAGGTCAGGACCACTATGCCCCTGGAAATGCCGGACAAGGACAACACCTTTGTGCTCAAG GTGGAAAATGGTGCAGAGTACATCTTGGAGACCATTGATTCCCTTCAGAAGAACTCCTGGGTTGCTGACATTCAGGACTGCATAGAGCCAGG GGACAGTGGAGATGACATTGAACTGGCATCCTGTCCACATGGTCAGCCCTCCAAAGAGTTCTCCATTACATCATCCTGCAGCTGTGAGCTTCTGTCTGAAG GTTTTCACCGTGCCCCAGAGAGGTCCTGTGGAACTGCAGCAGATCCCTACAGCACCCCGTCTGTCCGCTGTAGGGAACTGCCGTTTACTCAGCACCCCTCACACATTCTGCTGGAGTGCTTCCTCCAGTCTGCTGAGCCTCAGGGTCACTGCTACcccacag GTCCATCAGAGGGATCTGCAGAGCAGGAGGGGCCGGGCAGCCTTGCTGGTTACCCATGGTTTCATGGCACACTATCACGGGTCCGTGCAGCACAGCTGGTGCTACTGGGCGGGGCTCATAGCCATGGCCTGTTTGTGATCCGCCAAAGTGAGACGCGACCTGGAGAATACGTTCTTACCTTCAACTTCCAGGGGAAGGCCAAG CATCTGAGGCTGTCGGTTAATGATAACGGTCAGTGCCATGTACACCACCTCTGGTTCCAGTCAGTGTCAGATATGCTACGTCACTTCCACGCCCACCCCATCCCACTGGAGTCTGGAGGATCTGCTGACATCACTCTGCGCTCCTATGTTCAGGCCCAACGCACATCAGCAG ACCTGTCACAGCTGCCCAGCCCACCACGAGAGCCTGCCTGTCAGACAGAGCCCTCCCCACCTTCCTACCATTTGCCTGGGACCCTGCAGTCGGCCCCCACCAGTGCTGACGGGCCCCTCTCCTCcaactcctcttcctcccccacAGCACAGCTCCTTACCAGGGGAGATCTTGGGGCAGTAGGAGTCGGACTCCACAGCCGAAGCAACAGTGCTGAACATCTGCTGGAACTGCCAGGCATCTCCACAGAAGACTACCatgacagtgatggaggagcgAGGAGGACCAGAGCTGTGGAGAACCAGTACTCCTTCTACTGA
- the bud23 gene encoding 18S rRNA (guanine-N(7))-methyltransferase, translated as MSSSCRRPEHTAPPELFYNEEEAKKYSQNSRIIEIQRQMSERAVELLNLPEDHTCLLLDVGCGSGLSGDYLSEEGHHWVGVDISVAMLDVALDREVEGDLVLGDMGQGLPFRAGSFDGCISISALQWLCNADKKSHSPPRRLHTFFSTLYSSLARGARAVFQVYPENSQQLELITAQAMKAGFTGGIVVDYPNSSKAKKFFLCLFAGVSGVLPKGLGTEVADRGVSSQAQFTAQRSCFKNMKGKSVKKSRDWILEKKERRRRQGREVRADTRYTGRHRRPRF; from the exons ATGTCTTCCAGCTGCCGCAGACCGGAGCACACGGCGCCGCCGGAGCTG TTCTACAACGAAGAAGAGGCAAAGAAATATTCTCAAAA CTCACGAATAATTGAGATCCAGAGGCAGATGTCGGAGCGTGCGGTTGAGCTGCTGAACCTGCCTGAGGACCATACGTGTCTCCTGCTTGATGTTGG ctgTGGCTCAGGCTTGAGTGGAGATTACCTGTCTGAGGAAGGACACCACTGGGTTGGTGTGGACATCAGTGTGGCCATGTTGG ATGTGGCTCTTGATCGGGAGGTAGAGGGCGACCTGGTACTGGGAGACATGGGTCAGGGATTGCCTTTCAGAGCTGGATCCTTTGATGGCTGTATCAG CATATCTGCCCTGCAATGGCTGTGCAACGCAGACAAGAAGTCCCACAGCCCACCCAGAAGACTCCACACCTTTTTCAGCACTCTCTATTCCTCGCTG GCCCGCGGAGCGCGTGCAGTCTTCCAGGTTTATCCGGAGAACTCGcagcag CTGGAGCTGATCACAGCCCAGGCGATGAAGGCGGGCTTCACTGGGGGCATCGTGGTCGATTACCCCAACAGCAGCAAGGCCAAAAA GTTCTTCCTCTGTCTGTTTGCTGGAGTGTCAGGAGTCCTGCCCAAG GGCCTCGGGACCGAGGTGGCCGACAGGGGGGTCTCCAGTCAGGCTCAGTTTACTGCTCAGAG ATCCTGCTTTAAAAACATGAAGGGGAAGTCTGTAAAAAAGAGCCGAGACTGGATcctggagaagaaggagaggcGCCGTCGTCAGGGCAG GGAAGTAAGGGCAGATACAAGATACACTGGCCGCCATCGGCGACCTCGTTTCTGA